Proteins co-encoded in one Spirosoma endbachense genomic window:
- a CDS encoding AGE family epimerase/isomerase translates to MLDFHKLSADYQQALLRQIVPFWLKHSRDEQCGGYFDYLTDTGQVIEGDKFVTTQAQQVWAFAWLHNKFDGQPAWLEHARHGAVFLSQFAHNETLNAYGQLDRRGRSVAPSNDCLADCSLVIAYAQLHRATKDDEWAMLARQTFSTLFQHWTNTRTEQAQIVGGFRQQCHLSEPVLLLKTLLEIQSLLDEETWKENIEAVLNVLLREFLDRRTDTLREYVLPEGSFFNTPDGRRLNVGLTFQAIGFLLDLCAESGNRKLAMQATTWSLRMCELAWSESTLGLNQYVDLKNQPLIFPEWSQKWAWVQVEAISALAKSYFQTRHPECPKWIKRIHDFTFQYFPDPKHTGWHVAVGQNNQPLLAAKAIAPIGCFSLIRCLAETAQTLTKCAQLQPVGRHIRIN, encoded by the coding sequence GTGCTTGATTTTCATAAACTTTCCGCCGACTATCAGCAGGCTTTGCTTCGCCAGATTGTACCGTTTTGGCTTAAACACAGCCGCGACGAGCAATGTGGTGGCTATTTTGACTATCTGACTGATACGGGGCAAGTTATTGAAGGCGATAAATTCGTTACCACTCAGGCACAACAGGTGTGGGCATTTGCCTGGCTCCACAATAAGTTTGATGGCCAGCCCGCCTGGCTTGAACATGCCCGTCACGGAGCTGTTTTTCTGAGCCAGTTTGCCCATAATGAAACGCTAAACGCCTATGGTCAACTCGATCGCCGGGGTCGTTCGGTCGCCCCTTCCAACGATTGTTTAGCCGATTGTTCGCTGGTTATAGCCTATGCTCAGCTCCATCGCGCCACCAAAGATGATGAGTGGGCAATGCTGGCCAGGCAAACTTTTTCGACTCTATTCCAACATTGGACCAATACGCGCACAGAGCAGGCACAGATCGTGGGTGGTTTTCGACAACAGTGTCACCTGAGCGAACCGGTGCTATTGCTTAAAACTTTACTTGAGATTCAATCGCTATTGGATGAGGAGACCTGGAAGGAAAACATAGAGGCTGTACTGAATGTGTTGTTACGCGAATTTCTGGATCGCCGTACGGATACATTGCGCGAGTACGTGCTGCCCGAAGGTTCGTTTTTCAATACACCCGATGGACGACGACTTAACGTTGGACTAACCTTTCAGGCAATTGGTTTTCTGCTTGATCTCTGCGCCGAATCAGGTAACCGTAAATTAGCCATGCAGGCTACAACCTGGAGTCTTCGCATGTGTGAGCTTGCCTGGTCGGAGTCGACGCTGGGGCTCAATCAGTATGTAGACCTGAAAAATCAACCGCTGATTTTCCCCGAATGGAGCCAGAAATGGGCATGGGTACAGGTTGAAGCGATCTCGGCGCTGGCTAAAAGCTACTTTCAAACTCGCCATCCAGAATGCCCGAAGTGGATTAAGCGTATCCATGATTTTACGTTCCAATACTTTCCGGACCCCAAACACACTGGGTGGCATGTAGCCGTTGGTCAGAACAATCAGCCGTTGCTGGCGGCAAAGGCAATTGCCCCAATTGGTTGCTTTTCGCTCATTCGGTGCCTCGCCGAAACGGCACAGACGCTAACTAAATGCGCCCAATTGCAGCCAGTAGGCCGACATATTCGCATAAATTGA
- the murQ gene encoding N-acetylmuramic acid 6-phosphate etherase: protein MITETSSHYDHLEQMSVHDLLTNINKEDKTVPFAVEKAIPQIEALVTAIVKRMKEGGRLIYIGAGTSGRLGVVDASECPPTYGVPHDLVIGLMAGGDGAIRKAVEFAEDDAEQAWKDIEPYHPDEHDTVIGIAASGRTPYVIGGLNQARAAGLLTGCVVCNPGSAVAQAAEFPVEVVVGPEFVTGSTRMKAGTAQKLVLNMISTSVMIQLGRVKGNKMVDMQLTNIKLQDRAAKMVMSEIGVSREEAEELLAKYSNVRGAIDGYNQSR from the coding sequence ATGATAACAGAAACCTCGTCGCATTACGATCATTTGGAGCAGATGTCGGTTCACGACTTGCTGACGAATATTAATAAGGAAGATAAAACGGTGCCCTTTGCCGTCGAAAAGGCAATTCCTCAAATTGAAGCATTGGTTACCGCGATTGTCAAACGGATGAAAGAAGGCGGTCGCCTTATTTATATTGGCGCCGGAACAAGCGGGCGGCTGGGTGTTGTCGATGCCTCTGAATGCCCACCTACCTATGGCGTTCCGCATGATCTGGTGATTGGCCTGATGGCTGGTGGCGATGGGGCTATCCGCAAAGCGGTTGAGTTTGCCGAAGACGATGCCGAGCAAGCCTGGAAAGATATTGAACCGTATCATCCAGATGAGCATGATACCGTGATTGGTATTGCCGCATCGGGCAGAACCCCGTACGTGATTGGTGGTTTGAATCAAGCGCGGGCGGCTGGTCTTCTCACAGGTTGTGTCGTCTGTAATCCGGGTTCTGCCGTAGCGCAGGCCGCTGAATTTCCGGTTGAAGTGGTTGTTGGGCCAGAGTTCGTTACAGGCAGTACGCGTATGAAAGCAGGCACTGCTCAGAAGCTTGTGCTCAATATGATTTCTACCTCGGTCATGATTCAGCTAGGTCGGGTAAAGGGGAATAAAATGGTTGATATGCAATTGACCAATATTAAATTACAGGACCGGGCTGCCAAAATGGTGATGAGCGAAATTGGGGTTAGTCGGGAAGAAGCGGAGGAGTTGCTGGCAAAATATAGCAATGTCAGAGGAGCTATTGACGGCTATAATCAGTCCCGTTAA
- a CDS encoding Na+/H+ antiporter, translated as MHTLLPFLLAMIAAIVLLNMWANKLKIAYPVLLVIAGLLVSFISGLPRVRINPDLIFFIFLPPLLFEASWTISFKEMKKWWRIIGSFAFLVVFFTALSVAVVATHFIPGFTIALGFLLGGIISPPDAVSTGAITKFVKIPKSTSAILEGESLLNDASSLIIFQFALVAVATGQFIWQQAALSFLWMVIGGAGSGLLLAWIFVEAHKRLPLDAQSAIALTLIEPYFMYWVAEQFHCSGVLAVVSGGLFMSTRRLIFLNSASRIQSFSVWESFVFILNGIVFLIIGLELPEIVEGLHAKGIPLRTAIGSGVLVTGVLIAARVISSYVALLATFIFRPGVLPRARSNRRRWLMPLLLGWTGMRGVVSLAAALAIPITLDNGIAFPQRNLILFVTFVVILLTLLVQGLTLPYLIKRLRLFDGFIEEEPEELTRRNMKQGLKQHVYQFLKNKYESELNGYAGMEKFLKQWEERAKATDDSWMTEKTKVIFVELLETQRQYLTELNKDPKIDEDIIRQQLYQIDLEEERLKII; from the coding sequence ATGCACACACTTTTACCTTTTCTGCTCGCCATGATAGCAGCCATCGTGTTGCTGAACATGTGGGCTAACAAACTGAAAATTGCTTATCCGGTTCTGCTGGTTATTGCCGGGCTGTTAGTTAGTTTTATCTCGGGTCTGCCAAGGGTACGAATCAATCCTGACCTTATCTTTTTTATTTTCCTGCCACCACTCTTATTTGAGGCTTCCTGGACGATCTCGTTTAAGGAGATGAAAAAATGGTGGCGTATCATTGGTAGTTTTGCCTTTCTGGTGGTGTTTTTTACCGCATTGTCGGTAGCGGTAGTGGCTACTCATTTCATTCCAGGATTTACCATTGCCTTAGGATTTTTATTGGGAGGAATCATATCACCACCCGATGCGGTGAGTACCGGAGCCATTACCAAATTTGTTAAAATTCCCAAATCCACTTCGGCTATTCTGGAAGGTGAAAGCCTGCTCAATGATGCTTCATCGCTGATCATTTTCCAGTTTGCCCTGGTAGCTGTGGCTACAGGTCAGTTTATCTGGCAGCAAGCGGCTCTGAGTTTTTTATGGATGGTAATAGGTGGTGCGGGTAGTGGCTTATTGCTGGCCTGGATTTTTGTTGAGGCTCATAAACGACTCCCTCTCGATGCTCAATCAGCTATAGCACTGACGCTTATTGAGCCTTATTTTATGTATTGGGTAGCTGAGCAGTTTCATTGCTCGGGTGTGCTGGCGGTAGTAAGCGGTGGCTTGTTTATGTCGACCAGGCGGCTTATTTTTCTAAACAGTGCCAGCCGTATTCAGAGCTTTAGTGTCTGGGAAAGTTTTGTATTTATATTGAATGGTATTGTCTTTCTGATCATCGGCCTGGAGCTTCCCGAAATTGTCGAAGGGCTACATGCTAAAGGCATTCCATTACGGACCGCCATTGGCTCTGGCGTATTGGTAACAGGCGTGTTGATTGCGGCCAGAGTCATTAGTTCTTATGTAGCATTACTGGCTACGTTTATCTTCCGTCCTGGCGTACTTCCTCGTGCCAGATCCAATAGAAGGCGTTGGCTGATGCCTCTGCTTCTGGGTTGGACGGGTATGCGGGGGGTGGTGTCGCTGGCTGCGGCTTTAGCAATACCCATCACGCTAGACAATGGTATCGCTTTCCCACAAAGGAACCTGATTCTGTTTGTCACGTTTGTTGTGATCCTGCTTACACTCCTGGTGCAGGGACTTACGCTCCCTTATTTGATAAAACGGTTGAGATTGTTTGACGGCTTTATCGAAGAAGAACCAGAAGAGTTGACCAGACGAAACATGAAACAAGGCCTGAAACAACACGTCTATCAGTTTCTGAAAAATAAATATGAAAGCGAGCTGAATGGTTACGCCGGTATGGAGAAATTCCTGAAGCAATGGGAAGAGCGGGCCAAAGCCACCGATGATAGCTGGATGACTGAAAAGACAAAGGTAATTTTTGTGGAATTGCTCGAAACTCAACGGCAATACCTTACCGAACTCAACAAAGACCCGAAGATTGATGAAGATATTATCCGTCAGCAGTTATATCAAATCGATTTGGAAGAAGAACGGTTGAAAATCATTTAA
- a CDS encoding alpha/beta fold hydrolase encodes MKLFIVLWSAILISLNGYAQAKFPTGTESDYAIKNFKFETGDVLPQLNIHYTTLGQPVKDKTGTVINAVLIMHGTTGSGRGFLSDLFAGNLFSPGQLLDVAKYYIILPDAVGHGKSSKPSNGLRMKFPEYTYDDMVAANYRLLTEHLGVNHLRLVLGTSMGAMQAWVWGYTYPDFMDALMPLASLPVEIAGRNRMVRKMAIDLIKMDPEWKQGEYTSQPKVGLTGAISSLIFMTSSPFQMQKGSPTKSKADSSLVMLEQRYFTSLDANDFIYQFDASRDYNPAPNLSKIKAPLFAINSADDQVNPPELQLMEKHIGSVKRGRYILLPISDKTTGHGTHSNPTIWGGYLQELLTLTAKE; translated from the coding sequence ATGAAACTATTTATAGTGCTCTGGAGTGCTATCCTGATCAGCCTAAATGGATATGCCCAGGCAAAATTTCCCACGGGTACCGAATCAGATTACGCAATCAAAAACTTCAAATTTGAAACTGGTGACGTTCTCCCCCAACTCAATATCCATTACACAACCCTTGGGCAGCCAGTAAAAGACAAAACCGGAACGGTGATCAATGCCGTCTTAATCATGCATGGCACGACCGGCAGTGGCCGTGGTTTTTTAAGCGATCTGTTTGCCGGGAATCTATTCAGCCCCGGCCAATTGCTGGATGTCGCCAAATATTATATCATATTACCCGATGCCGTAGGGCATGGAAAATCGAGCAAGCCAAGCAATGGTTTACGCATGAAGTTTCCTGAATACACCTATGATGATATGGTTGCCGCCAACTACCGACTGCTCACCGAGCATTTAGGTGTCAATCATCTTCGCCTGGTTTTGGGTACCTCCATGGGCGCTATGCAGGCGTGGGTATGGGGCTATACCTACCCTGATTTTATGGATGCCCTGATGCCGCTGGCGAGCCTTCCTGTAGAAATTGCGGGTCGAAATCGGATGGTGCGGAAAATGGCCATTGATCTGATTAAAATGGATCCGGAATGGAAACAGGGGGAGTATACCTCGCAGCCAAAGGTTGGCTTAACGGGTGCCATATCATCCCTGATTTTTATGACCAGCAGTCCGTTTCAGATGCAAAAAGGGTCGCCCACCAAATCAAAGGCCGATTCGTCCCTGGTGATGCTGGAACAGAGGTATTTTACGTCCCTGGATGCCAATGATTTTATTTATCAATTTGATGCCTCCCGGGACTACAATCCCGCACCTAATCTGTCTAAAATAAAAGCGCCTTTGTTTGCTATAAACTCTGCTGATGATCAGGTTAATCCCCCTGAACTCCAACTCATGGAAAAGCACATCGGAAGCGTTAAACGGGGTCGCTACATTCTACTGCCTATATCGGACAAAACGACGGGCCATGGTACCCATTCCAACCCGACCATCTGGGGCGGTTATCTTCAGGAATTATTGACGCTGACGGCTAAAGAATAA
- a CDS encoding multidrug effflux MFS transporter, which yields MTTKRYVFLILILGSLSALGPFSIDMYLPGFLAIAKDLHTTVASVSLSLSSFFIGISAGQLLYGPLLDRFGRKKPLCLGLILYVVASAGCLFIHSVDTLIALRFVQAIGSCAAAVAAVAMVRDLFPIEDNAKVFSLLLLVLGASPMIAPTVGGYVIAAYGWQAVFLILMVLGTLILLATFFWLPESYQPDPSYSLKPKPILTRFWSVLREPQFYTYALAGAVTFSGLFAYVAGSAQVFMGIYKVSGQGYGWIFAFLSVGFIGSSQLNSIALRYYRSEQIVPVALLSQSIIGLIFLISALLGLLGLFSTIAFLFAFLCCLGFTNPNTSALSLAPFANNAGSASALMGALQMGIGALASVAVSLFDVQSAVPMISIMAVAATGALLILLIGRRKIVRPVVEDGQTAPVFH from the coding sequence ATGACGACAAAACGATACGTCTTTTTAATTCTGATTTTGGGTTCCTTATCGGCTCTGGGCCCTTTCTCAATCGACATGTATTTGCCCGGTTTTCTGGCTATCGCCAAAGACCTACACACCACCGTTGCCAGTGTCTCGCTTTCCCTGTCGAGCTTCTTTATCGGCATCTCAGCCGGGCAATTGCTATATGGACCGCTACTTGACCGCTTTGGGCGGAAGAAGCCGCTTTGTCTGGGGCTGATTCTCTACGTAGTAGCATCCGCCGGTTGCCTTTTCATCCACTCTGTCGATACGCTGATCGCTCTTCGATTTGTTCAGGCGATTGGTAGTTGTGCCGCTGCTGTTGCTGCGGTGGCAATGGTCCGGGATTTGTTTCCCATTGAGGACAATGCCAAGGTATTCTCCCTGCTCTTGCTGGTGCTTGGGGCTTCACCCATGATTGCCCCCACAGTAGGCGGCTACGTAATCGCGGCTTATGGATGGCAGGCGGTATTTTTGATTTTAATGGTGTTGGGAACACTCATCCTGCTGGCTACCTTTTTCTGGCTGCCTGAAAGCTATCAACCTGATCCATCGTATTCGTTAAAGCCCAAACCAATTCTTACCCGGTTCTGGTCGGTGCTTCGGGAGCCCCAGTTTTATACCTATGCGCTGGCAGGTGCGGTTACGTTCTCGGGTTTGTTTGCTTATGTGGCTGGATCAGCGCAGGTATTTATGGGTATATACAAAGTCAGTGGCCAGGGATATGGATGGATATTCGCCTTTTTGTCTGTCGGCTTTATTGGCTCCAGCCAACTGAACAGTATCGCTTTGCGTTACTATCGAAGTGAACAGATTGTACCTGTCGCCTTACTGAGCCAATCGATAATTGGCCTCATTTTCTTAATTAGTGCGCTATTGGGCTTGCTGGGACTGTTTAGCACGATTGCGTTTTTATTTGCCTTTCTGTGTTGCCTGGGTTTTACCAATCCTAATACGTCGGCGTTATCATTAGCGCCGTTTGCGAATAATGCCGGAAGTGCATCGGCGCTGATGGGTGCTCTCCAGATGGGCATTGGGGCGCTTGCTTCGGTGGCCGTAAGCCTATTTGATGTTCAATCGGCAGTGCCCATGATCAGTATAATGGCCGTGGCTGCAACGGGCGCACTGCTGATTTTGCTCATTGGCCGTCGGAAGATTGTTCGACCTGTAGTAGAGGATGGTCAAACAGCGCCGGTTTTCCATTAA
- a CDS encoding helix-turn-helix transcriptional regulator, whose product MKNTIKVERAKKNWTQADLATHIGISRQGLNSIETGKFIPSTVLALRMAKVFNTTVEVLFQLDDLEE is encoded by the coding sequence ATGAAAAACACGATTAAGGTGGAACGAGCTAAGAAAAACTGGACACAGGCCGACCTGGCAACACACATCGGGATATCCCGACAGGGGCTAAATTCGATTGAAACCGGGAAATTTATCCCATCCACGGTACTTGCCTTACGGATGGCTAAGGTTTTTAATACGACTGTCGAAGTTTTGTTTCAATTGGATGACTTAGAGGAGTGA
- a CDS encoding methylenetetrahydrofolate reductase, translating into MFLEKIKSGESGVLLYGITPPKAGTTPERIAEIAQKTMERLSTLDIDALVVYDVQDESARTTEKRPFPFLNALDPLVFAADYLSTLNIPKIIYRPAGKFSNVELSAWLEELHGYNFYPVFVGVPAPDFPVKTSLPEAYKIWSKHQDTSVIGAVTIPERHKVLKDEDVRMLDKMNCGVSYFISQCVFNLDYAKQVIEDLAISCNREHIKSPTIIFTITACGSTKTLHFMEWLGIHVPDELKEDLKKSDDILEKSVKICLDIASELTTYCMERSIPFGFNIESVAIRKAEIEASIYLANEIGQMLHHKGVRKSSESKDYEVTNGYR; encoded by the coding sequence ATGTTTCTAGAAAAGATCAAATCCGGAGAATCAGGCGTGCTGCTTTACGGCATCACTCCGCCCAAAGCCGGTACTACCCCTGAACGCATTGCCGAAATTGCCCAAAAAACAATGGAGCGACTGTCTACCCTGGATATCGATGCACTCGTGGTATATGATGTACAGGATGAGTCGGCCCGGACAACAGAAAAAAGGCCCTTTCCGTTTTTAAATGCGCTTGACCCTCTTGTTTTTGCCGCCGACTATCTGTCGACTTTAAACATCCCGAAAATAATCTACCGACCTGCCGGCAAATTTTCTAACGTCGAGCTATCAGCTTGGCTGGAAGAGCTGCACGGATACAATTTCTACCCTGTTTTTGTAGGCGTACCAGCGCCGGATTTCCCGGTAAAAACTAGCCTCCCGGAAGCTTACAAGATCTGGAGCAAACACCAGGATACCTCCGTTATCGGTGCTGTAACCATCCCCGAAAGGCATAAAGTGCTGAAAGATGAAGATGTCAGGATGCTGGATAAGATGAACTGCGGAGTATCTTACTTTATTTCACAGTGTGTTTTCAATCTTGACTACGCAAAGCAGGTCATCGAAGACCTGGCGATCAGTTGTAACAGGGAGCACATAAAATCCCCGACCATCATTTTCACGATTACCGCCTGTGGATCTACCAAAACACTGCATTTTATGGAGTGGCTAGGTATTCACGTACCGGATGAATTGAAAGAAGACCTGAAAAAATCAGACGATATTCTGGAGAAATCTGTAAAGATATGCCTCGATATCGCTTCGGAGCTGACCACCTACTGTATGGAACGCTCTATCCCCTTCGGCTTCAATATCGAAAGCGTTGCCATTCGCAAAGCCGAGATCGAAGCGTCAATCTATTTAGCCAATGAGATAGGTCAGATGCTTCATCATAAAGGGGTAAGGAAGTCGTCAGAAAGTAAGGATTATGAAGTCACGAACGGTTACAGATAA
- a CDS encoding GNAT family N-acetyltransferase, which produces MRGTNFERDGYSLYQFEKQDWMSLKKIRLEALTEEPGVFGSSFAKESLLSDSSWQERLAAKDKAYFGLFLDNGECVGITGIGRQTSMGNSVVLVASYIKKEHRGRGLSKLFYDARIDWAKQNGYDKAIVSHRDTNLMSKAANQKAGFNFTHSEERVWPDGIRSNELFYELCL; this is translated from the coding sequence ATGCGTGGTACTAATTTTGAAAGAGATGGTTACTCCCTTTACCAGTTTGAAAAACAGGACTGGATGTCTCTAAAAAAAATAAGACTCGAAGCGTTGACAGAAGAACCAGGAGTCTTCGGTAGCTCATTTGCAAAAGAATCACTGCTTTCCGATAGTAGCTGGCAGGAAAGGCTCGCTGCGAAAGATAAGGCGTATTTTGGGCTGTTTCTGGATAATGGAGAATGCGTTGGCATCACTGGTATCGGAAGACAAACAAGCATGGGCAATTCGGTTGTTCTGGTCGCTTCCTATATAAAGAAAGAACATCGAGGCCGAGGATTATCGAAACTCTTTTACGATGCACGGATCGACTGGGCCAAACAAAATGGATACGATAAAGCCATAGTTTCACACCGTGATACCAATCTAATGTCGAAAGCGGCTAATCAGAAGGCTGGCTTCAACTTCACTCACTCGGAAGAACGAGTGTGGCCTGACGGAATACGATCAAACGAGTTATTTTATGAGCTTTGTTTGTAG